The following coding sequences are from one Musa acuminata AAA Group cultivar baxijiao chromosome BXJ1-6, Cavendish_Baxijiao_AAA, whole genome shotgun sequence window:
- the LOC135585653 gene encoding uncharacterized protein LOC135585653, whose protein sequence is MKRAPFYTKRFTPSATLDRHDAAPLRCGARVRHRASPETLVVGCPMMASACVNNAALAPDSPFLDFAPACPGYGWLSPRISFSRDLADGGAAPSGLDVGDSDLGALVSSAAVVTERPDPNEPGVDLPDFEFRPDDPVTMLPADELFSDGKLVPLQIAAKRHQAEPADGIRSPEAERPRRVAEVLGLESCAQSPKAPRCSSRWRELLGFKTQQNPKPEAQKAATLTSKSVNHNTRSLRHLLHRLSKHSAADASLAIPLLRESDLEPVSISSRRSLSSSSSSSGADHDELPRLSLDAEKPAQRSISLSRVPHRARLARPRVATAEGHQAARTGRSPPRRGAELAPPRGASVDSPRMNASGKVVFQGLERSSSSPGSFHGRSTWHHHHQHRGKPYRAIERSYSANVRVAPVLNVLPVGSLRICTSKPGSVFGLAQLFSPHKKDRDASTARWNLHSGGNRSKIIDKEKA, encoded by the coding sequence ATGAAAAGGGCGCCTTTTTATACGAAACGTTTCACACCTTCGGCCACCCTCGATCGCCACGACGCAGCGCCTCTTCGTTGCGGTGCCCGTGTCCGCCACCGGGCCTCGCCGGAAACCCTCGTCGTTGGATGCCCGATGATGGCCTCCGCTTGCGTCAACAACGCTGCGCTGGCGCCGGACTCCCCCTTCCTCGATTTCGCCCCGGCGTGCCCTGGCTACGGCTGGCTCAGTCCCAGGATCTCCTTCAGTCGCGACCTCGCCGACGGCGGCGCCGCCCCTTCGGGCCTCGATGTTGGGGACTCTGATCTCGGTGCCCTGGTCTCGTCCGCCGCTGTTGTGACGGAGAGGCCCGATCCGAATGAGCCGGGCGTGGATCTCCCCGACTTCGAGTTCCGTCCCGACGATCCCGTCACCATGCTGCCCGCCGATGAGCTTTTCTCCGATGGCAAATTGGTTCCGCTTCAGATCGCGGCAAAGCGGCACCAAGCGGAGCCGGCCGACGGGATACGATCGCCCGAGGCGGAGAGGCCTCGTCGGGTGGCGGAGGTCCTCGGATTGGAGTCCTGCGCGCAGTCGCCCAAGGCGCCGAGGTGCTCGAGCCGTTGGAGAGAGCTACTTGGCTTCAAGACGCAGCAAAACCCTAAGCCGGAGGCCCAAAAGGCGGCGACGCTTACTTCCAAGAGTGTGAACCACAATACCAGATCGCTCCGCCATCTCCTCCACCGCCTGTCGAAGCACTCCGCCGCGGACGCCTCCCTCGCCATCCCGCTCCTCCGAGAGTCGGACTTGGAGCCGGTGTCCATCTCCTCTCGCCGTTCCCTctcttcctcgtcctcctcctcgggcGCCGATCACGACGAGCTTCCACGGCTCTCACTTGACGCGGAGAAGCCGGCCCAACGGTCGATCTCGCTCAGTCGGGTTCCACACCGGGCGCGGCTCGCCCGGCCTAGGGTCGCCACTGCGGAAGGTCACCAGGCGGCGAGGACTGGGCGGAGCCCGCCCCGGCGTGGGGCGGAGCTGGCGCCGCCGAGGGGGGCGTCGGTGGACAGCCCGCGGATGAACGCATCGGGGAAGGTGGTGTTCCAGGGGCTGGAGCGGAGTTCGAGCAGTCCGGGCAGCTTCCACGGCCGAAGCACCTGGCACCACCACCATCAGCACCGGGGGAAGCCGTATCGGGCGATCGAGCGATCGTACTCGGCCAACGTCCGTGTCGCCCCGGTCCTCAACGTGCTCCCGGTCGGCTCGCTTCGGATCTGCACGTCCAAACCCGGGTCGGTCTTCGGCTTGGCCCAGCTCTTCTCCCCCCACAAGAAAGATAGGGACGCCTCTACCGCGAGGTGGAATCTCCACAGCGGCGGCAACAGAAGCAAGATTATCGACAAGGAAAAGGCCTGA
- the LOC135677129 gene encoding transcription factor PHYTOCHROME INTERACTING FACTOR-LIKE 13-like isoform X2 yields MNQYVPDWNLEDDTTDFGGILPMANQKNPMGPDSELVELLWRDGHVVMHSQSQHHPRASAAIAKLKPEQQQQREQSLGRSISSIQDDATASWFPSPLHDSLEKEFCSEFFSEMAGIDGLGPSNMSTIDRYMGFGDTGASDVLTAPKKSTLHLRENNTMSSSICESNRLHAQGDAAGVAGASVPKHAFETALASSSGGACFSFRRTGDQGGSGQCQKRKQRDVQVAEYQSEEAEFESVEAKKAAQGSISTRRSRAAEVHNLSERRRRDRINEKMKALQELIPHCNKTDKASMLDEAIEYLKSLQLQVQMMWMGGRMAQMMLPGAQQSMPGMAVGVGHACVPLMHHALQSSTPNQTLSSTSPAFQAAMLRNLMQSAHLQESHASSYLGLHHVQPRFQAMNRYTFGSQMLQQNHPTACENTHKSGSG; encoded by the exons ATGAATCAatatgttcctgattggaatttgGAAGATGACACCACAGATTTTGGAGGTATCCTCCCAATGGCAAATCAGAAGAATCCCATGGG GCCAGACAGTGAGCTCGTAGAGCTGCTGTGGCGAGATGGGCATGTCGTCATGCATAGCCAGAGCCAGCACCACCCGCGAGCCTCTGCCGCCATTGCCAAGCTCAAACCAGAACAACAGCAACAACGGGAGCAGTCTCTTGGGAGATCCATCAGCTCGATTCAAGACGATGCAACTGCGTCATGGTTTCCGAGTCCTCTCCATGATTCGCTAGAGAAGGAATTCTGCTCGGAGTTCTTCTCTGAGATGGCAGGCATCGATGGACTTGGCCCCAGTAACATGAGCACCATTGATAGATACATGGGCTTCGGTGATACCGGTGCGAGCGATGTCTTGACTGCTCCTAAAAAGTCCACTCTCCATCTCCGAGAGAACAACACGATGTCTTCAAGCATTTGTGAGAGCAATCGACTCCATGCACAGGGTGATGCTGCTGGTGTTGCAGGAGCAAGTGTGCCAAAGCATGCATTTGAAACTGCTCTCGCTTCATCATCAGGAGGTGCTTGTTTTAGTTTCAGAAGAACAGGAGATCAGGGTGGAAGTGGTCAGTGCCAGAAGAGGAAGCAAAGAGATGTGCAGGTTGCAGAATACCAAAGTGAG GAGGCTGAGTTTGAGTCGGTCGAGGCGAAGAAGGCAGCTCAGGGATCGATATCGACTCGCAGAAGCCGTGCTGCTGAAGTTCACAATCTATCTGAGAGG AGAAGAAGAGATAGAATAAATGAAAAGATGAAGGCACTGCAAGAGCTGATACCACATTGCAATAAG ACGGACAAAGCATCAATGCTGGATGAGGCAATTGAATACTTGAAGTCACTGCAACTGCAAGTTCAG ATGATGTGGATGGGAGGTCGCATGGCGCAGATGATGCTTCCAGGTGCCCAACAATCTATGCCAGGCATGGCTGTGGGAGTTGGTCATGCTTGTGTTCCTTTGATGCATCATGCACTTCAATCTTCTACCCCCAACCAGACATTGTCTTCCACTTCTCCAGCCTTCCAAGCAGCAATGTTACGAAACCTGATGCAAAGTGCCCATTTGCAAGAATCGCATGCCTCCTCCTACCTTGGCCTTCACCATGTTCAGCCTCGCTTTCAG GCGATGAATCGATACACCTTTGGGTCTCAAATGTTGCAGCAGAATCACCCAACAGCCTGTGAGAACACCCACAAAAGTGGATCTG GTTGA
- the LOC135677129 gene encoding transcription factor PHYTOCHROME INTERACTING FACTOR-LIKE 13-like isoform X1 produces MNQYVPDWNLEDDTTDFGGILPMANQKNPMGPDSELVELLWRDGHVVMHSQSQHHPRASAAIAKLKPEQQQQREQSLGRSISSIQDDATASWFPSPLHDSLEKEFCSEFFSEMAGIDGLGPSNMSTIDRYMGFGDTGASDVLTAPKKSTLHLRENNTMSSSICESNRLHAQGDAAGVAGASVPKHAFETALASSSGGACFSFRRTGDQGGSGQCQKRKQRDVQVAEYQSEEAEFESVEAKKAAQGSISTRRSRAAEVHNLSERRRRDRINEKMKALQELIPHCNKTDKASMLDEAIEYLKSLQLQVQMMWMGGRMAQMMLPGAQQSMPGMAVGVGHACVPLMHHALQSSTPNQTLSSTSPAFQAAMLRNLMQSAHLQESHASSYLGLHHVQPRFQAMNRYTFGSQMLQQNHPTACENTHKSGSGKMDIT; encoded by the exons ATGAATCAatatgttcctgattggaatttgGAAGATGACACCACAGATTTTGGAGGTATCCTCCCAATGGCAAATCAGAAGAATCCCATGGG GCCAGACAGTGAGCTCGTAGAGCTGCTGTGGCGAGATGGGCATGTCGTCATGCATAGCCAGAGCCAGCACCACCCGCGAGCCTCTGCCGCCATTGCCAAGCTCAAACCAGAACAACAGCAACAACGGGAGCAGTCTCTTGGGAGATCCATCAGCTCGATTCAAGACGATGCAACTGCGTCATGGTTTCCGAGTCCTCTCCATGATTCGCTAGAGAAGGAATTCTGCTCGGAGTTCTTCTCTGAGATGGCAGGCATCGATGGACTTGGCCCCAGTAACATGAGCACCATTGATAGATACATGGGCTTCGGTGATACCGGTGCGAGCGATGTCTTGACTGCTCCTAAAAAGTCCACTCTCCATCTCCGAGAGAACAACACGATGTCTTCAAGCATTTGTGAGAGCAATCGACTCCATGCACAGGGTGATGCTGCTGGTGTTGCAGGAGCAAGTGTGCCAAAGCATGCATTTGAAACTGCTCTCGCTTCATCATCAGGAGGTGCTTGTTTTAGTTTCAGAAGAACAGGAGATCAGGGTGGAAGTGGTCAGTGCCAGAAGAGGAAGCAAAGAGATGTGCAGGTTGCAGAATACCAAAGTGAG GAGGCTGAGTTTGAGTCGGTCGAGGCGAAGAAGGCAGCTCAGGGATCGATATCGACTCGCAGAAGCCGTGCTGCTGAAGTTCACAATCTATCTGAGAGG AGAAGAAGAGATAGAATAAATGAAAAGATGAAGGCACTGCAAGAGCTGATACCACATTGCAATAAG ACGGACAAAGCATCAATGCTGGATGAGGCAATTGAATACTTGAAGTCACTGCAACTGCAAGTTCAG ATGATGTGGATGGGAGGTCGCATGGCGCAGATGATGCTTCCAGGTGCCCAACAATCTATGCCAGGCATGGCTGTGGGAGTTGGTCATGCTTGTGTTCCTTTGATGCATCATGCACTTCAATCTTCTACCCCCAACCAGACATTGTCTTCCACTTCTCCAGCCTTCCAAGCAGCAATGTTACGAAACCTGATGCAAAGTGCCCATTTGCAAGAATCGCATGCCTCCTCCTACCTTGGCCTTCACCATGTTCAGCCTCGCTTTCAG GCGATGAATCGATACACCTTTGGGTCTCAAATGTTGCAGCAGAATCACCCAACAGCCTGTGAGAACACCCACAAAAGTGGATCTGGTAAGATGGACATAACCTAA
- the LOC135677871 gene encoding F-box/LRR-repeat protein At3g48880-like — protein sequence MEGKRRWEDMEMDCLVAILQRLGLQDLTLSVPLVCRSWRKASLHPLCWRVLNLRDLDFMPWGDLTKSFMAEYRLQRFFFTGFLKLAVARGNRLVEEIMFPLLFGTSMQDLFLVSDECPRLKKLVLPNLSPADEADIPKLVGKWKDLEQLEMEAKPSSFLEMLSEINLHCKKFSGLKMCGSIKKEDMLAIVNLLPKLKFLCLSKSYLPREQLLGILSGCKELQRLTVRDCMGFEADEEVKKRGLGIKIFEHEGSKLFDDFDYNSDECDPL from the exons ATGGAAGGGAAGAGGAGGTGGGAGGACATGGAGATGGACTGCTTGGTGGCGATCTTGCAGAGGCTCGGCCTGCAGGACTTGACGCTGAGCGTGCCGTTGGTGTGCCGGTCATGGCGGAAGGCCTCTCTCCACCCCCTCTGCTGGCGAGTACTAAACTTGCGGGACTTGGACTTCATGCCGTGGGGTGATTTGACCAAGAGCTTCATGGCAGAGTACCGCCTCCAGAGATTCTTCTTCACCGGCTTCTTAAAGCTCGCCGTGGCGAGGGGCAATCGTTTGGTGGAGGAGATCATGTTCCCTCTCCTGTTTGGCACCTCCATGCAGGACCTGTTCCTTGTTTCTGACGA ATGCCCGAGACTGAAGAAGCTTGTGCTGCCGAATCTATCGCCGGCAGATGAGGCAGACATCCCAAAGCTCGTAGGAAAATGGAAGGACCTCGAGCAGCTTGAGATGGAGGCAAAACCATCTTCTTTCTTGGAGATGCTCTCAGAAATCAATCTGCATTGCAAGAAGTTTAGTGGACTCAAAATGTGCGGTTCTATCAAAAAGGAAGACATGTTGGCCATCGTTAATCTTCTTCCAAAGCTCAAGTTTTTGTGCCTCAGCAAGTCATACTTGCCCAGGGAGCAACTACTGGGGATACTGAGTGGCTGTAAGGAGCTGCAGAGATTGACTGTGAGGGACTGCATGGGATTTGAAGCTGATGAAGAGGTAAAGAAAAGAGGTTTAGGCATCAAGATTTTCGAGCATGAGGGTTCCAAATTGTTCGATGATTTCGATTATAATTCAGATGAATGTGATCCATTGTAA
- the LOC135677132 gene encoding uncharacterized protein LOC135677132, whose product MELLSDDAAAEGGEVEREPSGEPLVREPRHCRTHFPGAVRQKAYLFDGLGNYFNKEWDLMEGSGREFCWYHAELPKGNQKLALSAQYLIDVLCPPLKLQDILTLVSNGPFCGHVDGALVFRVNSSGPSASSFTLRLAARVTENSVITVSLGRVPRLGFSPTGQSLLSEIPSIESTDLVRDEEKEGPSGIVIREHVLEFLLTMNHSEEADNPVPVRVSNLVVHIIDTHVDHVQDIVTKLEMELDAVELELDKGGSTLKKQMLDDRKFPKMHLNLQRFLQVVAHGEQVFPRVKEKCSAKSWFASEDIIALEELIGRLRRLKENLGFIVNRVAAIQAGLDSWQSEQINRKLYYLSFLSIIFLPLSIITGIFGMNVGGVPWTAQRDPSLQDGFRNVMILCVVMLFLLLVSFSFPSLYARVNSWRRRHAMRRSWSINRKSFLSRTFQRGGFQGGGYMRI is encoded by the exons ATGGAACTCCTTTCCGACGATGCGGCAGCAGAGGGAGGAGAGGTGGAGAGGGAACCCTCGGGCGAGCCGCTGGTGAGAGAACCCCGACATTGTCGGACCCATTTCCCCGGCGCCGTGCGGCAAAAAGCCTATCTTTTCGACGGATTGGGCAACTACTTCAACAAGGAGTGGGATCTGATGGAAGGCAGCGGGAGAGAGTTCTGTTGGTACCATGCGGAGCTCCCGAAGGGAAACCAGAAGTTGGCATTGTCGGCTCAGTATCTCATCGATGTCCTGTGCCCCCCGCTTAAGCTCCAGGACATCCTCACACTCGTCAGCAATGGCCCCTTTTGCGGGCACGTCGACGGCGCCCTCGTGTTCCGGGTGAATTCTTCGGGTCCTTCCGCCAGCAGCTTCACCCTGAGGCTGGCCGCCAGGGTGACCGAGAACTCAGTCATCACTGTGAGTCTGGGACGGGTCCCAAGATTGGGGTTTTCACCCACGGGGCAGTCGCTCCTGTCAGAGATCCCAAGCATTGAGAGCACGGATTTGGTGAGGGATGAGGAGAAGGAGGGACCTAGTGGAATTGTCATTCGGGAGCATGTTCTTGAATTTTTGTTGACGATGAACCACTCGGAGGAGGCTGACAATCCTGTGCCAGTtagggtttcaaaccttgttgtgcATATTATTGACACACATGTCGATCATGTCCAGGATATAGTGACTAAGCTTGAGATGGAACTGGATGCAGTGGAGCTGGAATTAGACAAGG GAGGTTCTACATTGAAGAAACAAATGCTGGATGACAGAAAATTTCCCAAAATGCATTTAAATTTGCAGCGCTTCCTACAG GTTGTTGCTCACGGCGAGCAAGTATTCCCACGTGTAAAAGAGAAATGTTCAGCCAAAAGTTGGTTTGCGAGTGAAGATATCATTgcccttgaagaactaattggtcgtCTTAGGAGGCTAAAAGAGAATTTGGGATTTATAGTAAACCGGGTTGCAGCAATTCAAGCTGGTCTTGATAGTTGGCAGTCAGAACAAATCAATAGGAAGCTctattatctttcttttctctCTATTATCTTCCTTCCTTTATCAATCATTACAGGAA TATTTGGAATGAATGTTGGTGGTGTGCCATGGACAGCACAAAGAGATCCCTCTCTGCAAGATGGTTTTCGCAATGTTATGATTCTCTGTGTTGTGATGTTGTTTTTACTTTTAGTTTCTTTTTCGTTTCCTTCCCTTTATGCAAGGGTAAATTCTTGGCGTAGACGGCATGCTATGAGGAGGAGTTGGTCAATTAATAGAAAGTCCTTCTTGAGTAGAACCTTTCAACGAGGTGGATTTCAGGGAGGAGGTTACATGCGCATTTAA
- the LOC135677131 gene encoding pentatricopeptide repeat-containing protein At1g79080, chloroplastic-like, producing the protein MSSRLHSIPPTARSKPCFVSHLPDLPTLSLNKCFSRVLAYTPITILPKDATFSLPNRRNGKNESRTRELRLQEAFVHLEYMVGRGHRPDATQASQLLYDLCRSNKIRKAIRVMELIIRSGSTPDSSTYTFLINQLCKRGNVVYAMQLVDKMHEYGCPPSTITYNSLVRGLCIHGNLQQSLWLLDRLVHKGLVPNVFTYSFLLEAAYKERGVDEAVKLLDEIVEKGGRPNLVSYNVLLTGFCKEGRLEEAMCFFRELPSKGFSPNVVTYNILLRSLCYEGRWEEAEELLAEMGDRNRAPSSITYNILIGSLAHHGRTEQALDLLEEMSRNGYKPVAANYNPIIAQYCKEGKLDMVLRCLDLMMQRHCNPNEGTYNVIAVLCEEEKVVEAFSIINTVANKQNASMHDFYRNVISFLCKKGNTFAAFQLLYEMTKHGFTPDSYTNSSLIKGLCMEGMLGEAFKAFEVMEEHGNKPDIDNYNALILGLCKARRTDLSFDIYKTMIEKGYVPNETTYAILVEGIAHEDEVDLAADVLKELYLRDAVSKNTMERISIQYDFE; encoded by the coding sequence ATGTCATCCCGTCTTCATTCCATCCCACCCACTGCCAGAAGCAAGCCATGCTTCGTCTCCCATCTGCCGGACCTCCCCACTCTTTCCCTCAACAAGTGTTTTTCTAGGGTCTTAGCATACACTCCCATCACCATACTCCCCAAAGATGCAACCTTTTCGCTTCCCAACCGGAGGAACGGGAAGAATGAGTCAAGAACCAGGGAGCTCAGGCTCCAGGAGGCCTTCGTGCATTTGGAGTACATGGTGGGGAGAGGGCACAGGCCCGACGCCACCCAGGCCTCGCAGCTCTTGTACGATCTTTGTAGATCAAATAAGATTCGGAAGGCCATTCGCGTCATGGAATTGATTATCAGATCAGGGAGCACTCCTGATTCATCCACATATACTTTTTTAATCAATCAGTTGTGTAAGAGGGGGAATGTTGTGTATGCCATGCAGCTGGTCGATAAAATGCATGAGTATGGTTGCCCGCCATCTACGATCACGTACAATTCTTTGGTTAGGGGCCTTTGCATCCATGGGAACTTGCAGCAAAGTTTGTGGCTTTTGGATCGACTAGTGCACAAGGGATTGGTTCCAAATGTGTTTACTTACTCATTCTTGCTAGAAGCAGCATACAAGGAAAGAGGGGTGGATGAGGCAGTGAAGCTATTGGATGAAATTGTTGAAAAGGGTGGGAGGCCTAATTTGGTTAGTTATAATGTTTTGCTTACAGGGTTTTGCAAGGAGGGTAGATTGGAAGAGGCAATGTGCTTCTTCAGAGAGTTGCCTTCCAAAGGGTTTAGCCCTAATGTTGTTACCTACAACATCTTGTTGCGGAGTCTGTGTTACGAAGGGCGGTGGGAGGAGGCAGAGGAGCTTTTAGCTGAAATGGGTGATAGAAACCGTGCTCCAAGTAGTATCACATACAATATATTGATAGGGTCGCTTGCCCATCATGGTCGAACTGAGCAAGCACTCGACTTGTTAGAAGAGATGTCAAGAAATGGGTATAAGCCTGTAGCTGCTAACTATAACCCGATAATTGCCCAGTACTGCAAGGAGGGGAAACTGGACATGGTGCTCAGGTGCCTGGACTTGATGATGCAGAGGCATTGTAATCCTAACGAGGGGACTTATAATGTGATTGCTGTGCTTTGTGAGGAGGAGAAGGTGGTAGAGGCATTTTCCATAATCAATACCGTGGCAAATAAGCAAAATGCTTCCATGCATGACTTCTACAGAAATGTTATATCGTTCTTGTGTAAGAAAGGAAATACTTTTGCAGCTTTCCAGTTACTATATGAGATGACAAAACATGGATTTACTCCAGATTCTTACACCAATTCATCCTTGATCAAAGGTCTTTGTATGGAGGGCATGTTGGGTGAGGCTTTTAAGGCTTTTGAAGTGATGGAGGAACATGGTAACAAGCCTGATATTGACAACTATAATGCACTTATTCTTGGATTGTGCAAGGCTCGGCGGACAGATCTATCATTTGATATTTACAAGACAATGATTGAAAAAGGTTACGTACCTAACGAAACGACATATGCAATTCTAGTGGAAGGAATTGCTCATGAGGATGAGGTAGATTTAGCTGCAGATGTTTTGAAGGAGTTGTATCTGAGAGATGCTGTGAGTAAGAATACCATGGAGAGAATCTCTATCCAGTATGATTTTGAATAG